From Lytechinus variegatus isolate NC3 chromosome 16, Lvar_3.0, whole genome shotgun sequence, the proteins below share one genomic window:
- the LOC121430074 gene encoding zinc finger CCCH domain-containing protein 13-like isoform X2 produces the protein MRCCKKLDFSPEVVSQKMQRSLFQQAVRMHGQNLSVLTEKHLQEDFIFMQGENEDEQLADQKAGEDNHRESALNHPDTTAGAPHQDSVRLTGTMRDLVHVQSRSTTAESSAEESSKSDTSPEILPLGVPRELHEPFDDLSTKTKLFKDDGFVSQLHNFISKKAHLLFKASQGAKESATLPSLQDTVDLDYYATLPPMEQFMVIPPDQSRKRLFEILAVGDIIAGSIVAIKDFGMFVQVVCLCGKDARYLQECDIVGLLPKGELGDRYSQKSQLDDFRAGDVVRCRVVKTDAVNEKVILTMINQGEQNDENLLGIINEGELPVHYRRSQTQRETQESYDEMLDNTLGFDNPYNVSCLANMLDIDDTAPPSLMPGLQSANFPTEEYAESLRKWQSHKWAMESVARGVEHFKASRYLEAMQQLNRALEIDAENVEGLVARGALFANQNNLSKAIKDFAEALRIKPSHKNANRYMCQTLYEKGKQCEDNDEKDKAKDCYQSAVDLNPDFKDALVCLQRLEKTSRRSVKDNSEEEGLVTSSEESPQEQISAKQLREMITEEKSSTKKKKKKDKQSRGHEDGKGDTKVKKELKMAKKKKKKKKLRRRSSSSPEISKLKQKEPSSDSESESSEPPSPVPKHKRGSKELKEVQSPERGRLTGKKRSRNGSLSPKRKSRSKTRKADLIRKKSKHASETSSSNDDDKLKEVEVTDKRNHRKSMERNSSVKAKHKVDLNRSRKDSDSSVASSSDEEPLKKREGKKERKDQKVKESSHKKRKMKTKKDKIKRSRSSSSVSEESADSPSYSPMRKKSKPAKKAKKMHKRSKKRSDSVTSGSDSGSESERKPSPPRKAHKKKKKNKKKKAKKKERASSVSSRSVLSSESPERPKSTEEHSKKRKFKKNTKGDDHYSDRSSLESSSSSEQQKVTNMKKDSKARIDGDSPIRSERRSRSTSLVKKASKGSSDEGEEIKIGKKRSRSSEYSIPQVKDHPKRQSSREAGHSPTDERRQRMTSDEESEEHYMKKAGHKGQKRLSSPEKEESKSDMKVKTESKQKIERKEEVDKSSRRSKRHSKAESPSSNRKHRSASRERNKSDDRDKKKSRKSSSPAGMSPERKEPSEDYKQGKLDKHSEFGGDGSSREKNKFDKKDKKRQQKSYSSASESPPRKGKVEEHKEEKSGKHSRTREDSHERLKLTRRSRSLSPKGKREEEKKERTPIRERKRKRSGSFKDDTNSLEMDSRDRKSRDIEKEDKVRHRKESGETRSRLESPEGSRYRPKSADSGKNARKESPKENKKSQSKRSPSPFGRNEDRSRSREDVNQKRYSRSGRSTSVDFHDRKQRSKSGSYEREKDKEHNRSEDKDRGRNRRESREKEDSRRRSGSFDREGPTKERKLSDGDHHKNSDETNNKDRPRSREDEKRKESRDAERRTSHDVIRDDRDRGRDRRKESQYHDLDRSSRRESRDREGRDSGKNADSFGENGRKSRERSRERKDSRKNADSSQEIRRKSREREGERSRERSREKDRRDSAKNVDNSRERKERSSEREKEISGSRFESNRREQKIHSDSSKDIGKAGTKAKEGEHHQMPSLNIEDIPMPPEKPTPVVEDKKEPSPILYVTSSSCKDEIIKVKSKWDTDSEDDESGASGPSQNRRGGGGRGAAGGPKSFGPSSQYRGSNVGGNTGGGKNYGGYRRHADDSVFENTSYNIGISETCQCCQHLSVDLEQAVHHEPLRLRGGCVASPPPKYESDHSDSDVSFSSSSNVDSEEPKQDSSYEDHSSVGRRYKSSSSDRSSGERSKKRFKLSRRRESQSSSRSSSTSSSGSWSSRSSSRSDISLSPSDKSRSPSSERSSSSYRSYGSNSKSSKEQIETRRQDDQGSNTESSDSECADEYNLFDSWEDYMDTKGHNLGKELHSSIREQRTVKLETGGSTVGKFNRNSPVHTDSEEEQESPSKTVQTESPDDDNAKCDEDITDNTKCENEQKTCGDLGENKESGTLEKAQGMKNQAPILNKEVQLDRHSRKRDRDHFASSSKQEANKISHYQGSSTSSRYGQYGFGADNVRQENYSHNENLDESYPVEYGNQLKVRLSHGSDRHDHVNTERRHGGQWSHDHRSGHYKDERQHRGDGNYRENHHHSRHTYPQREERQDYRRHSQRGYGNHRRREHGFRRRRDDDDWGRGVKEVQERGTFLGLVTKSKEGLVSQLYSVCSSALELVRSDHRQWWL, from the exons ATGCGATGTTGTAAAAAGTTGGATTTTTCACCTGAAGTTGTCTCTCAGAAAATGCAACGAAGTTTGTTCCAGCAAGCCGTGCGTATGCACGGTCAGAATCTTTCGGTCCTCACAGAAAAGCATCTTCAAGaagatttcattttcatgcaaGGAGAAAATGAAGATGAACAGCTTGCTGATCAGAAAGCAGGGGAGGACAACCATCGGGAATCGGCTTTGAATCACCCCGACACTACCGCGGGGGCTCCCCACCAAGACAGCGTACGTTTGACGGGGACCATGCGAGATCTTGTTCATGTGCAATCGCGTTCAACAACAGCTGAATCAAGTGCCGAAGAGTCTTCAAAATCAGACACTTCACCGGAAATTCTACCACTTGGTGTGCCGCGGGAGCTCCATGAGCCATTTGATGACCTGTCCACGAAGACCAAATTgtttaaaga TGATGGATTTGTATCCCAGCTCCATAATTTCATATCGAAGAAAGCCCACCTTCTATTCAAGGCATCTCAAGGAGCCAAAGAGTCTGCCACATTACCAAGCCTCCAGGACACCGTTGACCTAGACTACTATGCTACTTTACCCCCAATGGAGCAGTTCATGGTCATTCCTCCGGACCAGTCTAGGAAAAGACTCTTTGAGATCCTTGCCGTTGGCGATATCATTGCAGGATCGATCGTGGCCATCAAAGATTTCGGCATGTTTGTGCAAGTGGTGTGCTTGTGTGGAAAAGATGCCAG GTATCTTCAAGAGTGTGACATTGTTGGACTGCTTCCGAAGGGAGAGCTTGGTGATAGGTACTCCCAGAAGTCTCAGCTTGATGATTTCCGTGCTGGTGATGTGGTCCGGTGTAGAGTGGTGAAGACGGATGCAGTCAACGAGAAGGTCATCTTGACGATGATCAACCAGGGTGAACAGAATGATGAAAACCTTCTT GGTATCATCAACGAAGGTGAGCTTCCTGTGCATTACCGTCGCTCTCAAACCCAGCGAGAGACACAGGAGTCCTATGACGAGATGTTGGACAATACTCTAGGCTTTGACAACCCTTATAATGTATCCTGCCTGGCTAACATGCTTGATATAGACGATACAGCCCCACCTTCCCTGATGCCTGGATTGCAGAG TGCTAATTTCCCGACAGAGGAGTATGCAGAATCATTGAGGAAATGGCAATCACACAAATGGGCCATGGAAAG TGTTGCTCGAGGTGTGGAGCATTTCAAAGCAAGCCGTTATCTTGAAGCCATGCAGCAGCTTAACAGAGCCCTGGAGATTGATGCAGAGAATGTAGAAGGCCTTGTTGCACGGGGGGCATT gtTTGCAAACCAGAACAACTTGTCCAAGGCCATCAAAGATTTTGCTGAAGCTTTGAGAATCAAACCGTCTCATAAGAATGCCAATAGATACATGTGTCAGACTCTGTATGAGAAAGGAAAACA ATGTGAAGATAACGATGAGAAAGACAAAGCCAAGGATTGTTATCAGAGCGCTGTGGACCTCAACCCGGATTTCAAGGACGCCCTCGTGTGTTTACAAAGACTTGAGAAAACTTCTAGACGG AGTGTCAAGGATAACAGCGAGGAAGAAGGGCTTGTTACATCATCCGAAGAGTCTCCCCAGGAACAGATATCTGCCAAACAACTGCGAGAAATGATCACTGAAGAAAAATCCTCCaccaagaagaagaaaaagaaagataaacaaTCCCGGGGTCATGAGGACGGGAAAGGGGATACTAAAGTCAAGAAAGAGTTGAAGAtggcaaaaaagaagaagaaaaagaaaaagttgaggAGGAGAAGCAGCTCCTCGCCAGAGATTTCTAAGTTGAAGCAGAAAGAACCATCTAGTGATTCAGAGAGTGAATCGTCAGAACCACCAAGCCCTGTGCCGAAGCACAAGAGAGGCTCGAAAGAACTGAAAGAAGTGCAGTCTCCAGAAAGAGGCAGGCTCACAGGGAAGAAGAGATCAAGAAATGGAAGCCTCTCACCAAAGCGAAAGAGCCGTAGCAAAACTAGGAAAGCTGACCTGATCCGAAAGAAATCCAAACATGCTTCAGAGACATCCTcgagcaatgatgatgataaattgaAGGAGGTAGAAGTAACAGATAAAAGAAACCATCGTAAGTCTATGGAGAGGAATAGCAGTGTAAAAGCTaagcataaagttgatttgaatcggaGCAGAAAGGATAGTGACTCTTCTGTGGCTTCATCATCTGATGAGGAGCCTCTGAAGAAGAGAGAAGgcaaaaaggaaaggaaagaccAAAAAGTGAAAGAATCATCTCATAAGAAAAGGAAGATGAAGACCAAGAaggataaaataaaaagaagcaGATCGTCATCATCTGTCTCTGAAGAAAGTGCAGATTCTCCGTCTTATTCTCCCATGAGGAAAAAATCCAAACCAGCAAAGAAGGctaagaaaatgcataaaaggTCCAAGAAGAGGTCAGATAGTGTTACATCTGGAAGTGATTCCGGCTCAGAATCTGAGCGAAAGCCTTCCCCTCCCAGGAAAGCccacaagaagaaaaagaagaacaagaagaagaaagcaAAGAAGAAGGAGCGTGCATCATCAGTTTCGTCTCGGTCGGTTCTCAGTTCTGAATCCCCAGAACGACCCAAGTCAACTGAGGAACATTCTAAGAAGAGGAAGttcaagaaaaatacaaaaggagATGATCATTATTCAGACAGATCCAGTTTGGAAAGTTCATCTTCCTCAGAGCAGCAAAAGGTAACCAACATGAAGAAAGATTCCAAAGCCAGAATTGATGGAGACTCGCCAATAAGGTCAGAAAGACGATCGCGGTCTACTTCTTTGGTTAAAAAAGCTTCCAAAGGCAGCTCAGACGAAGGAGAGGAGATCAAGATTGGTAAGAAACGGTCCAGATCAAGCGAATATAGTATTCCACAAGTGAAAGATCACCCTAAAAGGCAGTCATCCAGAGAAGCAGGCCATTCTCCAACAGATGAGAGACGTCAAAGAATGACTTCTGATGAAGAATCAGAGGAGCACTACATGAAGAAAGCTGGGCATAAAGGACAAAAGAGATTATCATCACCAGAAAAAGAGGAAAGCAAATCTGATATGAAAGTCAAGACAGAGAGTAAGCAAAAAATTGAGAGAAAAGAAGAGGTAGACAAAAGTTCAAGGAGAAGTAAAAGACACTCTAAGGCAGAATCTCCTTCCAGTAACAGGAAGCACAGAAGTGCATCAAGGGAAAGAAATAAGTCAGATGACAGAGAcaaaaagaaatcaagaaaatcaTCCTCTCCTGCTGGTATGTCGCCAGAAAGGAAAGAACCTTCCGAGGATTATAAACAAGGCAAATTAGATAAACATTCTGAGTTTGGTGGTGATGGATCATCAAGGGAGAAgaataaatttgacaagaaagacaaaaagagaCAGCAGAAGTCATATTCTTCTGCCTCTGAATCCCCTCCGAGGAAAGGCAAAGTTGAGGAGCACAAAGAAGAGAAGTCTGGTAAGCATTCAAGGACTAGAGAGGACAGTCATGAAAGGTTGAAGTTAACCAGGAGATCAAGATCTCTCTCTCCAAaaggaaaaagggaagaggaaaagaaggagCGTACTCCTATTAGAGaaagaaaacgaaaaagaagTGGCTCTTTCAAAGATGACACAAATTCACTTGAGATGGATAGCCGTGATCGAAAATCAAGAGATAttgaaaaagaagataaagTTAGACATAGAAAGGAATCGGGTGAAACTCGCAGTAGACTTGAATCTCCTGAGGGAAGCAGGTATCGCCCCAAATCAGCTGATAGTGGGAAAAATGCCAGAAAAGAGTCTCCTAAAGAGAATAAGAAGAGTCAAAGCAAACGTTCTCCATCCCCCTTTGGAAGGAATGAAGATAGAAGTAGATCAAGAGAAGATGTGAATCAAAAAAGATATTCAAGAAGTGGCAGAAGTACTTCCGTTGATTTTCATGACAGAAAACAGAGGTCAAAATCTGGGTCttatgagagagagaaagacaaggaACATAACAGATCAGAAGACAAGGACAGAGGAAGAAATAGAAGAGAAAGCAGAGAAAAAGAAGATAGCAGAAGAAGAAGTGGATCTTTTGATAGAGAGGGGCCTACTAAAGAACGAAAATTGAGTGATGGCGATCACCACAAAAACTCTGatgaaacaaataacaaagatcGCCCAAGGTCAAGAGAAgatgaaaagaggaaagaaagcaGAGATGCTGAGAGAAGAACAAGTCATGATGTCATACGAGATGATAGGGATAGAGGAAGGGATAGAAGAAAGGAAAGCCAATACCATGATCTTGACAGGTCTAGTCGTAGGGAATCCAGAGACAGGGAAGGAAGAGATTCAGGGAAGAATGCAGACAGTTTTGGAGAAAACGGCAGGAAATCAAGGGAAAGGTCCAGAGAAAGAAAAGATTCACGGAAGAATGCAGACAGTTCTCAAGAAATCCGCAGGAAatcaagagaaagagaaggggaaaggtcTCGGGAACGGTCCAGGGAAAAAGATAGAAGAGATTCAGCAAAAAATGTTGACAATTCtagggaaagaaaggaaagatctagtgagagagagaaggagattTCTGGGAGCAGATTTGAATCAAATAGACGAGAACAGAAGATTCACTCTGACTCTTCCAAAGACATTGGAAAAGCAGGGACCAAAGCAAAGGAAGGTGAGCATCATCAGATGCCCTCTTTGAATATTGAAGATATTCCAATGCCTCCTGAAAAACCGACACCGGTTGTTGAAGACAAGAAAGAACCATCTCCTATTCTCTATGTGACATCCAGCTCTTGCAAGGATGAGATCATCAAGGTGAAAAGCAAGTGGGACACTGACAGTGAAGATGACGAAAGTGGTGCCTCTGGACCCTCTCAGAATCGTAGAGGTGGTGGAGGCAGGGGTGCTGCAGGTGGTCCAAAGTCTTTTGGACCCTCATCCCAATACAGGGGTAGCAATGTTGGTGGGAATACTGGTGGTGGAAAAAACTATGGAGGTTATCGCAGACATGCTGATGATAGCGTTTTTGAGAACACATCCTACAATATAGGCATTTCAGAAACTTGTCAGTGCTGTCAACATCTCTCTGTAGATTTAGAACAGGCTGTGCACCATGAGCCGTTGAGATTGAGGGGTGGATGCGTTGCCAGTCCACCACCCAAATATGAATCCGATCACAGCGATTCTGATGTGTCTTTTAGTTCGTCAAGTAATGTTGACTCTGAAGAACCCAAGCAAGACAGTTCGTATGAGGATCATTCGTCGGTTGGAAGAAGGTACAAATCCTCATCAAGCGATAGAAGTTCTGGTGAGAGGAGTAAAAAGCGGTTTAAGCTATCAAGAAGGAGAGAAAGTCAAAGTTCCTCAAGGAGCTCAAGCACAAGCTCTTCAGGAAGCTGGAGCAGTAGATCATCAAGCAGGAGTGACATTTCTCTTTCACCAAGCGACAAATCTCGCTCTCCATCTTCTGAAAGGTCAAGTAGCAGTTACAGGAGCTATGGCTCTAATAGCAAATCATCAAAGGAACAGATAGAAACCAGAAGACAGGATGATCAAGGGTCCAACACTGAGAGTTCAGATTCAGAGTGTGCGGATGAATACAATCTTTTTGATAGTTGGGAGGACTACATGGACACTAAGGGCCATAACCTTGGTAAAGAATTGCATTCCAGTATTAGAGAACAGCGCACTGTAAAGCTAGAAACTGGTGGTAGTACAGTAGGAAAGTTTAATAGAAATAGTCCTGTACACACAGACTctgaagaagaacaagaaagcCCTAGCAAAACTGTCCAGACTGAGAGTCCAGATGACGACAATGCTAAATGTGATGAGGATATTACTGATAATACTAAATGTGAGAATGAACAAAAGACTTGTGGTGATTTAGGAGAAAATAAAGAGAGTGGAACCTTGGAGAAAGCACAAGGTATGAAAAATCAGGCACCAATACTTAATAAAGAAGTCCAACTTGATAGACATTCTAGAAAAAGAGATAGAGATCACTTCGCAAGTAGTTCGAAGCAAGAAGCAAACAAAATCAGCCATTATCAGGGATCAAGCACGAGTAGTAGATATGGCCAATATGGGTTTGGAGCAGATAATGTTAGGCAGGAAAATTACAGTCACAATGAAAACTTGGATGAAAGTTATCCTGTAGAATATGGAAATCAACTGAAAGTAAGACTCAGCCACGGTTCTGACCGTCATGATCATGTAAATACTGAGAGACGTCATGGTGGTCAGTGGTCTCATGATCATAGAAGTGGCCATTACAAAGATGAAAGGCAGCACAGAGGTGACGGCAATTACagagaaaatcaccatcactcaAGACACACCTACCCTCAACGAGAGGAGAGGCAAGATTACCGCAGACACTCTCAAAGGGGTTATGGGAATCACAGACGAAGAGAGCACGGTTTTCGAAGGAGAAGGGATGATGACGATTGGGGGCGGGGTGTGAAGGAAGTCCAAGAACGGGGCACTTTCTTGGGGTTGGTGACGAAATCCAAAGAAGGATTAGTCTCACAGTTGTACAGTGTGTGTTCTTCAGCTCTTGAATTAGTGCGATCTGATCACCGTCAGTGGTGGCTCtga